GCAGTTGACGCATTTCGACGATCTGCGAGAGGCCTAGCCGACGATCATGTTTGCTCTCGAGCCCGAACGCACCTGCCTTGATGTCGCCGTTGGGCAGGTCGTGCGTCTGCTGCGCTCGAGCAACCCGGTGCAGGTGGCGCTCAGCGGCTTTCCCGGCCAGCGCGCCGGGGCCTTTCTGTGCATCGTCCGCGCCGCCGCCGGGCTCGATGTTTTCGTTGCGCTGGAGTTGCTCGATTCGCGCCGCCTGGTTTTCTATCGGGGCGAAGTCCAGGGAGCCGTGGTTCAAGATGTCGACGAACTGGTGGAAGAGGGCTTGGCGTTCGTCGAGGCCATGGGTTTTTTGATGGCCGATCTGGAAATGGACGGCCTGTCGCTTCCCCAGCGCGAGGAATTTTGGGATCTGCTGCCTCTGTGCACCGGCCGGGTCGCGGGAGCGCCGGGTCTTTCTTTGGGTGCGGTTCCCGGAGGGTCGACGATGCGTCACGAGGCTGCCGAAAGGATTTCGCAAAACCCTTTGCCGCGCGAGGATATTGAGGCGCGTCGACGTCGCTTGCTCGACAACCTCGGTCGAATCCTGGCGGCATTTTAGGAGGCTTGAGCGTGCGTGGATTGATCGTCGCGGTTTCTCTCCTGATCCTCGTTCTGGCGGCGGGGGCCTGCGCGCCGCGCCAGGACGCGGTGCGTCAGGCCGAAGTCCACTATACCCTGGGCGTCGCCTACATGCGCGAGCCCAATCTGCCCGGGGCCCTGCGCGAGTTTATCAAGGCGGCGGAGCTCGATCCCCGCAACGCGCAGATTCAGCAGGCCATGGGCCAGACCTATCACCTCATGAAAGCCTTTCCCGAGGCCGAGCGCCATTATCTGGAAGCCATTCGGCTGTCTCCCAGGGACTCCAACTATCAAAACAACCTGGGCGCGCTGTACCTCGACATGCAGCGCTGGGACGACGCCATCGTGCGTTTTCGGCGCGCCGCCCAGGACTTGCTGTTCGATCAGCCGGCCGTGGCGCTGACCGGAATCGGTTTGGCGCATTATCAAAAAGGCGAGTACATCGACGCGGTGGCCGCCTACCAGGAGGCCATCCAGAAAAATCGCCGCTACGCGCCGGCTCGGATTTATCTGGGCGAAGCCTATAACGCCCTGAAAAAGCCCGATTTGGCTCTGCAGGAATTTCAGGAAGCCGCACGCATCGATCCGGCTTCTCCTCAGGCGCATTACCAGATGGGCCTGGCTTATATGAAACAAAATGAACGAGACAAGGCGGCCGCGGCGTTTCGCCAGGTGGTGACGCTTAGCCCCGATTCAGAAACCGGGCGCTTGGCCGAGAGCTACCTGCGCTTGCTGCAATAACCGAGGGGCCGGAGCTTCTTCCCTCTTTTTTGATTTGAAGGCTTATGAGCGATACACCGAGTTTTGGCGATCAACTGAAGCAATCGCGGCTTGCGCGAGGATTGTCCCTGGAGGATGTCGCGCGAACTTTGCGGATTCGCCGTCCCTTTCTCGAGGCCCTGGAGTCCGAAGCCTGGGATGATTTGCCCGGAGAGGCCTATCTCAAAGGCTTTCTGCGCAGCTATGCCGAATATCTGGGGCTAGATTCACGCCCGATCCTGGAGAACTACCAGCGGCACAAACCCGCGTCGCATGCCTCTTCGACCCAGTTGCGCAAGGTTGAAACGGAATTGGTGGTGCCGGTGCGGCGCTCCGCTTCGGGAAAAAGAAGCTTTCTCGTTCTTGGGCTGATTCTACTGGCGGCCGTGGCTCTGGGTGTCTGGTTGTCCCGCTCCGATCTGACCGATTCGGCTTCTGTCTCGACCTCATCCGTCGAGGATCCGGCGAGTCGGCCGGCCCGAAATGGTGCCGATGCACAACCGGGCGCCCCGGCGATGAGCGAAGATCGGATTCTCGCCGAACCGGCCGCGGATCTCGATATTTCCGAAATGTCCGACCCGCCTGCATCCGCGGGCATCGGTCCGGCGAGGGAGACGCCGCCCGGGGAGATCCTGGCATTGATTCGGGAAGGCGGCAGCAGCGTGCGGGTCAGAGCCGATCAGGCGACGCGGCTGGAAATCCTGCTCGATGATCGGCCGGCTCAGAGCTACCAGTTGCAGGCCGGTGCGGTTCTGAACTGGATGGCGCGCCTGCGGGCTCAGCTGATCGTGGAAAACCCCGCCGCCGTCAAGCTCTGGGTTGATCAGCAGCCGGTCGATCTTGCCGGGCGGCATACCCTGAGCCTCACCTCGATGGTCTCTGAAAGGCAGGAATAGGAGGGCGCCATGCAGGTTCGCTGTCCGCTGTGCGGTTCCCGCTATCGGATTCCCGCCGAACGCATTACGCCCACGAGCCGTATCCGTTGTCCCAAGTGCAATGATGTTTTCAGCGTGCGCGGGGCAAGGATCGAAACGCCGCCCGCAAGCCCCGTTTCCGCGTCAGCCGGACCCAAGGTTCGCCAAAAAGTGGTCATTGTCGAGGATGCGCGGTTTTTTCGCCAGTTGGTGCGCGACGTGCTCGAACCCCTGAATCTTGAGATCCGCGAGGCGGCCGATGGCCGCGAAGGCCTGGCCCTGATCCGCCAGGAAAAACCCCATTTGGTGATTCTGGATCTAAACCTCCCCCGTCTAAACGGCTATGAATTGATGCGGCTTGTTCGCGCCGAGCCGACCCTGAAGCACACACGCCTGCTGGCCATGAGCGGCGTGTTTCGCAAGGAATCCGACCAGGAAGAAGCCCAAAAAGCCGGCGCCGACGATTTCATGGGCAAATCCTTTACCCCCGACCTGTTTCTTGAGCTGGTGCGTAAGCTCCTGGCCGAAAACCGATGAACGCACATCTTGAAAAGGCACCGGCGCGGGTCCGCCGCGATTTCGGCGCCGCGCCCCTTGATCTCGCCGTCGTCCTGGGTTCGGGCCTGGGCGCCTTGACGCAGTCCTTGTCCGAGTCGCGCAGCCTGGCCTATGACGAGATCCCGGGGTTCTGGGCGACGACGGTGGCCGGACACGGCGGCAGGCTCTGGTGCGGGCGTCTCGGCGGTTGGCGGCTGCTGGTCTTTGAAGGCCGCTATCATCTCTACGAGGGTTACAGCGCCGCGCAGGCTGCGCGTCCGGTGGAACTCGCCGCCGCTCTTGGTTGTCGTCGCATCCTTCTCACCAACGCCGCGGGCGGGGTGCGCGAAGATCTTCGGCCGGGTGATTTCATGTTCATCACCGACCATATCAACCTGCTTGGCGACAATCCCCTGCGCGGTGCTCGAGCGCATCCTTTTGTCGATCTGTCCCGCCTCTATCGCACGGACCTCTTCGCGCCCTTGTCCACGCAGGCGGCGTGCTTGGGGATCGCTTTGCGTGAGGGGGTCCTGGCCGCGCTTCCCGGGCCATCCTATGAAACCCCTGCCGAAATCCGCATGATCGCGCGACTCGGGGGCGATGCGGTCTC
This portion of the Geoalkalibacter sp. genome encodes:
- a CDS encoding tetratricopeptide repeat protein translates to MRGLIVAVSLLILVLAAGACAPRQDAVRQAEVHYTLGVAYMREPNLPGALREFIKAAELDPRNAQIQQAMGQTYHLMKAFPEAERHYLEAIRLSPRDSNYQNNLGALYLDMQRWDDAIVRFRRAAQDLLFDQPAVALTGIGLAHYQKGEYIDAVAAYQEAIQKNRRYAPARIYLGEAYNALKKPDLALQEFQEAARIDPASPQAHYQMGLAYMKQNERDKAAAAFRQVVTLSPDSETGRLAESYLRLLQ
- a CDS encoding helix-turn-helix domain-containing protein, whose amino-acid sequence is MSDTPSFGDQLKQSRLARGLSLEDVARTLRIRRPFLEALESEAWDDLPGEAYLKGFLRSYAEYLGLDSRPILENYQRHKPASHASSTQLRKVETELVVPVRRSASGKRSFLVLGLILLAAVALGVWLSRSDLTDSASVSTSSVEDPASRPARNGADAQPGAPAMSEDRILAEPAADLDISEMSDPPASAGIGPARETPPGEILALIREGGSSVRVRADQATRLEILLDDRPAQSYQLQAGAVLNWMARLRAQLIVENPAAVKLWVDQQPVDLAGRHTLSLTSMVSERQE
- a CDS encoding response regulator — encoded protein: MQVRCPLCGSRYRIPAERITPTSRIRCPKCNDVFSVRGARIETPPASPVSASAGPKVRQKVVIVEDARFFRQLVRDVLEPLNLEIREAADGREGLALIRQEKPHLVILDLNLPRLNGYELMRLVRAEPTLKHTRLLAMSGVFRKESDQEEAQKAGADDFMGKSFTPDLFLELVRKLLAENR
- a CDS encoding purine-nucleoside phosphorylase translates to MNAHLEKAPARVRRDFGAAPLDLAVVLGSGLGALTQSLSESRSLAYDEIPGFWATTVAGHGGRLWCGRLGGWRLLVFEGRYHLYEGYSAAQAARPVELAAALGCRRILLTNAAGGVREDLRPGDFMFITDHINLLGDNPLRGARAHPFVDLSRLYRTDLFAPLSTQAACLGIALREGVLAALPGPSYETPAEIRMIARLGGDAVSMSTVPEAIMARYLGLEVVGLSLIANRAAGLDPGRLNHEEVLAQGRRGALRLGEVTRALIGCWQAVASPVGD